A stretch of Arachis hypogaea cultivar Tifrunner chromosome 15, arahy.Tifrunner.gnm2.J5K5, whole genome shotgun sequence DNA encodes these proteins:
- the LOC112751086 gene encoding LEAF RUST 10 DISEASE-RESISTANCEUS RECEPTOR-LIKE PROTEIN KINASE-like 2.4, which yields MDYKVTGIWIFISLRLMAALPASLSQSPPSNYYSLCEQQYECGEFRDVYYPFWGQNRPRQCGGDDKLRLFCAKENAKHYAYIEMGSQRFNVVTIETLINYYRVKLVPLLMDDGRPDVCSMDFNYSLNYLPFTYNQTVHNITIFYNCSYSYPDNHSLGCGYVVYYNGTEKEVLESHPDLQNCVHRIQVAAEAVALNGASARHFGEGVLVKYTFSQDCMSCLNSGGTCGSNNTDQFTCYCPHGSNAVQCSLPVDNRPPQKRHHWRWIIIGIGSGIIAVVIIVAGLMANCFTCKSSRIKNNQDIETFLRDQGVLTLKRYRFSDVKKMTNSFKDELGQGGFGIVYKGKLSNGSDVAVKMLNQSKENGEDFINEVASISRTSHVNVVTLLGFCLEGHKKVLIYEFMSNGSLDNFIYKKEPKSSLFLSWDHLYHISIGIARGLEYLHRGCNIRILHFDINPRNILLDENFCPKISDFGLAKLCPRKESHISMSKTRGTIGYIAPEVWNRHFGRVSHKSDVYSYGMMLLEMVGMKEKNIIAETNQTSEMYFPDWIYKRLEQGTQLGPDDDGEVTIEENDVVKKMTVVGLWCIQPIPDDRPTMSKVVEMLEGSMNSLELPPRPVLSSPIKSAIESSTIVSALVESSYIVN from the exons ATGGATTACAAAGTCACAGGGATCTGGATCTTCATTTCTTTGCGGCTGATGGCAGCTTTGCCAGCATCCCTCTCTCAATCACCACCCTCCAATTATTACTCCCTGTGTGAGCAGCAATATGAGTGTGGCGAATTTCGCGACGTGTACTATCCTTTCTGGGGGCAAAACCGACCCCGCCAGTGTGGCGGTGATGACAAACTTCGGCTTTTCTGCGCCAAGGAGAATGCCAAACACTACGCTTACATTGAAATGGGGTCACAACGATTCAATGTGGTGACAATTGAGACCCTAATTAACTATTACAGGGTGAAATTGGTGCCCTTGCTAATGGATGACGGAAGACCTGATGTTTGCTCTATGGATTTCAATTATTCTCTGAATTACCTTCCATTCACCTATAACCAAACAGTGCACAACATCACCATATTCTATAATTGCAGCTACTCCTATCCGGATAATCATAGCCTAGGGTGCGGTTATGTTGTGTATTATAATGGTACGGAAAAAGAGGTTCTGGAAAGTCATCCAGACCTTCAGAATTGCGTTCATCGTATCCAAGTGGCCGCTGAGGCTGTTGCGTTGAACGGTGCTTCTGCTCGGCATTTCGGTGAAGGTGTGTTGGTGAAGTATACTTTTTCTCAAGATTGTATGAGTTGCTTGAACAGTGGAGGAACCTGCGGGAGCAACAATACGGATCAATTTACCTGCTACTGCCCTCATGGATCTAACGCCGTCCAATGTTCTCTCCCCGTTGATAATCGCCCTCCACAAAAGA GACATCACTGGAGATGGATAATCATCGGTATAG GTTCAGGTATTATAGCTGTAGTAATTATAGTTGCTGGACTAATGGCTAATTGTTTTACATGTAAGTCATCAAGGATAAAGAATAACCAAGATATTGAAACCTTCTTAAGAGATCAAGGAGTCTTAACTCTGAAGAGATATAGATTCTCGGATGTGAAGAAAATGACCAATTCTTTCAAAGATGAATTAGGACAAGGTGGTTTTGGTATTGTATACAAGGGAAAATTATCCAATGGTTCTGATGTGGCCGTCAAAATGTTGAATCAATCCAAAGAAAATGGTGAAGATTTTATTAATGAGGTAGCTAGTATTAGTAGAACTTCTCATGTTAATGTTGTCACCCTTCTTGGATTTTGCTTAGAAGGTCATAAGAAAGTTCTAATCTATGAGTTTATGTCTAATGGTTCCCTTGAcaattttatttacaaaaaagAACCTAAAAGTTCTCTATTCTTGAGTTGGGATCATTTGTATCACATTTCCATAGGGATAGCTAGAGGATTGGAGTATTTGCATAGAGGATGCAACATTCGAATTTTACATTTTGACATAAATCCACGAAATAttcttttggatgaaaactttTGTCCTAAGATATCAGATTTCGGGTTAGCAAAGCTTTGTCCTAGAAAAGAAAGTCACATTTCCATGTCCAAAACTAGAGGAACAATAGGGTATATAGCTCCAGAAGTGTGGAACAGACATTTCGGTAGAGTTTCACATAAATCTGATGTTTATAGTTATGGAATGATGCTTCTAGAAATGGTAGGAATGAAGGAGAAGAACATAATTGCAGAGACAAATCAAACAAGCGAGATGTACTTTCCTGATTGGATATACAAAAGGCTTGAGCAAGGCACTCAACTAGGACCGGATGATGATGGGGAGGTGACCATAGAGGAAAATGATGTTGTTAAGAAAATGACAGTGGTGGGTTTATGGTGCATTCAACCAATTCCAGATGATAGACCAACAATGAGCAAAGTTGTAGAAATGTTGGAAGGCAGCATGAACTCCCTGGAATTGCCTCCAAGACCCGTTCTGTCTTCTCCGATAAAATCGGCCATAGAATCTTCTACAATTGTATCGGCATTGGTAGAATCTTCTTATATTGTTAATTAA